From a region of the Microterricola gilva genome:
- a CDS encoding F0F1 ATP synthase subunit B, with product MLHAVLATATEEVAKNPLIPEMYDIIWSAVCFFIILFFFWKFGLPKMQVMLDQRAEAIEGNIAKADEAQRKAEAALEEYTAQLADARAEAGNIRESAREDGKKIVAEAKTSASTEAARITASAQAQIEAERQAAVVSLRSEVGTLAIDLASGVIGESLTDDAKASAIVDRFLADLEAAEKAAPSAGKK from the coding sequence ATGCTTCACGCAGTGCTCGCAACTGCAACCGAGGAAGTGGCTAAGAACCCGCTTATCCCGGAGATGTACGACATCATCTGGTCGGCCGTCTGCTTCTTCATCATCCTGTTCTTCTTCTGGAAGTTCGGACTGCCGAAGATGCAGGTCATGCTCGACCAGCGTGCCGAGGCGATCGAAGGCAACATTGCCAAGGCCGACGAGGCACAGCGCAAGGCCGAGGCCGCACTCGAGGAGTACACCGCTCAGCTCGCCGACGCGCGCGCAGAGGCCGGCAACATCCGTGAGTCTGCACGCGAGGACGGCAAGAAGATCGTCGCAGAGGCCAAGACCTCCGCGTCGACCGAGGCCGCCCGCATCACTGCATCGGCTCAGGCTCAGATTGAGGCGGAGCGCCAGGCAGCTGTTGTCTCGCTGCGCTCCGAGGTCGGCACGCTTGCCATCGACCTGGCTTCCGGTGTGATCGGCGAAAGCCTCACCGACGACGCCAAGGCCAGTGCCATCGTCGACCGCTTCCTCGCAGACCTGGAGGCCGCCGAGAAGGCTGCGCCTTCGGCAGGAAAGAAGTAA
- the epsC gene encoding serine O-acetyltransferase EpsC: MTFFAALREDVATARAHDPASRSNAEVFLAYSGLHAVWSHRLAHRLWEGGFRLPARLLSQFTRFLTGIEIHPGATIGRRLFIDHGMGVVIGETAVLGDDVMLYHGVTLGGKSRHGFMPGQKRHPTLEDGVTVGAGAKVLGDIVIGAWSTVGANAVVSKDAPPHSLVIGIPAHIRPVKPETTDAARGVHDWSI; the protein is encoded by the coding sequence ATGACCTTCTTCGCAGCGCTCCGGGAAGACGTGGCAACGGCCAGGGCCCACGACCCGGCTTCCCGGAGCAATGCGGAGGTGTTCCTGGCCTATTCCGGCCTGCACGCCGTGTGGAGCCACCGGCTCGCACACCGGCTCTGGGAGGGCGGGTTCCGCCTGCCGGCCCGGCTGCTCTCGCAGTTCACCCGCTTCCTGACGGGCATCGAGATCCACCCAGGCGCAACGATCGGGCGCCGGCTCTTCATCGACCACGGCATGGGCGTCGTCATCGGCGAGACGGCGGTGCTCGGCGACGATGTGATGCTGTACCACGGGGTGACGCTCGGCGGAAAGAGCCGCCACGGCTTCATGCCAGGGCAGAAGCGGCACCCGACGCTGGAGGACGGCGTGACCGTCGGCGCAGGCGCGAAGGTGCTCGGCGACATCGTGATCGGCGCGTGGAGCACGGTCGGCGCGAACGCGGTTGTGAGCAAGGACGCTCCCCCGCACTCCCTGGTCATCGGCATCCCTGCACACATCCGACCGGTCAAGCCCGAGACGACGGATGCCGCCCGCGGCGTGCACGACTGGAGCATCTAG
- a CDS encoding L-threonylcarbamoyladenylate synthase, with the protein MAPHIYDCSVDTELMSGMRLARSAIGRGALVVMPTDTVYGLAADAFNRDAVQRLLDAKGRERSSPPPVLIPGVATLDALAAEVPQAVRELVDVFWPGGLTVILRAQPSLSWDLGETRGTVALRMPRNPIALELLSETGPLAVSSANLTGMPAATDAAGAAAMLEESVDVYLDGGEAGADYEAIGERAGDTSSTIVDATRLGEPGGQLRIVRAGVISREQIRAVVGDLLADPDAEAPAVPAVPADEAPADAAPEDVAPVEAIPDDEPATPEAREPSA; encoded by the coding sequence ATGGCTCCACACATCTACGACTGCTCGGTCGACACCGAACTCATGTCCGGAATGCGGCTGGCGCGCTCGGCGATCGGCCGTGGCGCGCTTGTCGTCATGCCCACCGACACGGTGTACGGCCTCGCCGCCGACGCCTTCAACCGCGACGCCGTGCAGCGACTCCTGGACGCCAAGGGCCGTGAGCGGAGCTCGCCGCCACCCGTGCTCATCCCCGGGGTGGCGACGCTCGATGCGTTGGCCGCCGAAGTGCCGCAGGCCGTCCGTGAGCTCGTCGACGTGTTCTGGCCGGGCGGACTCACCGTGATCCTCCGGGCTCAGCCGTCCCTCAGCTGGGATCTCGGCGAGACGCGCGGCACGGTTGCGCTGCGGATGCCGCGCAACCCCATCGCCCTCGAACTGCTCAGCGAGACCGGCCCGCTCGCCGTCTCCTCCGCCAACCTCACCGGCATGCCGGCCGCGACGGACGCGGCAGGCGCAGCGGCCATGCTCGAGGAGAGCGTCGACGTCTACCTCGATGGAGGGGAGGCCGGCGCCGACTACGAGGCGATCGGTGAACGTGCAGGCGACACCTCATCGACGATCGTCGACGCGACCCGCCTCGGCGAGCCGGGCGGACAGCTCCGCATCGTGCGCGCAGGCGTCATCTCGCGCGAACAGATCCGCGCGGTCGTCGGCGATCTCCTCGCCGACCCGGATGCCGAGGCGCCAGCAGTGCCCGCGGTGCCAGCCGACGAGGCGCCCGCCGACGCAGCACCCGAGGATGTGGCGCCCGTTGAGGCGATACCCGACGACGAGCCCGCAACCCCAGAGGCCCGGGAGCCGAGCGCGTGA
- the atpA gene encoding F0F1 ATP synthase subunit alpha — MAELTISPDEIRDALKDFVKAYEPGSAAATEVGHVTDAGDGIAHVQGLPGVMANELIKFADGTLGLAQNLDEDEIGVVVLGEFGGIVEGMEVTRTGEVLSAPVGDGFLGRVVDPLGAPIDGLGEIVAEGRRALELQAPGVMQRKSVHEPLQTGIKAIDAMIPVGRGQRQLIIGDRQTGKTALAIDTIINQKANWESGDVNKQVRCIYVAIGQKGSTIASVKGALEDAGAMDYTTIVAAPASDPAGFKYLAPYTGSAIGQHWMYGGKHVLIVFDDLSKQAEAYRAVSLLLRRPPGREAYPGDVFYLHSRLLERCAKLSDELGAGSMTGLPIIETKANDVSAYIPTNVISITDGQIFLQSDLFNANQRPAVDVGISVSRVGGDAQVKSIKKVSGTLKLELAQYRSLEAFAMFASDLDAASRRQLARGARLTELLKQPQYSPFPVEDQVVSIWAGTNGKLDEVPVEDILRFERELLDYLGRNTEVLNTLRATNVLDDATVAELTAAVDKFKLEFQTGDGKPLASNEKFEAIAEEDVNQEKIVKGRR; from the coding sequence ATGGCAGAACTCACAATCAGCCCCGATGAGATCCGCGACGCGCTCAAGGACTTCGTCAAGGCTTACGAGCCCGGCAGCGCTGCTGCAACCGAGGTTGGCCACGTGACGGATGCCGGTGACGGTATTGCTCACGTCCAGGGCCTCCCCGGCGTCATGGCCAACGAGCTGATCAAGTTCGCCGACGGCACCCTGGGCCTCGCCCAGAACCTCGACGAAGACGAGATCGGTGTTGTTGTGCTCGGCGAGTTCGGCGGCATCGTCGAGGGCATGGAGGTCACCCGCACGGGTGAGGTTCTCTCCGCCCCCGTTGGTGACGGCTTCCTCGGTCGTGTCGTTGACCCGCTGGGTGCTCCGATCGACGGTCTCGGCGAGATCGTCGCAGAGGGTCGCCGCGCGCTCGAGCTCCAGGCTCCCGGCGTCATGCAGCGCAAGTCGGTTCACGAGCCCCTGCAGACCGGTATCAAGGCCATCGACGCCATGATCCCCGTCGGCCGTGGACAGCGTCAGCTGATCATCGGTGACCGTCAGACCGGTAAGACCGCTCTGGCGATCGACACCATCATCAACCAGAAGGCCAACTGGGAGTCTGGCGATGTCAACAAGCAGGTGCGCTGCATCTACGTTGCCATCGGTCAGAAGGGCTCGACCATCGCTTCGGTGAAGGGCGCCCTCGAGGACGCCGGTGCCATGGACTACACCACGATCGTGGCCGCTCCGGCATCCGACCCCGCCGGCTTCAAGTACCTCGCTCCCTACACGGGCTCGGCCATCGGCCAGCACTGGATGTACGGCGGCAAGCACGTCCTCATCGTCTTCGATGACCTCTCCAAGCAGGCAGAGGCCTACCGCGCCGTTTCGCTGCTGCTGCGCCGCCCGCCGGGCCGCGAGGCATACCCCGGTGACGTGTTCTACCTGCACTCCCGTCTGCTCGAGCGTTGCGCCAAGCTCTCCGACGAGCTCGGCGCCGGCTCGATGACCGGTCTCCCGATCATCGAGACCAAGGCCAACGACGTCTCCGCCTACATTCCGACCAACGTGATCTCGATCACCGACGGCCAGATCTTCCTGCAGTCCGACCTCTTCAACGCCAACCAGCGCCCCGCTGTTGACGTGGGTATCTCGGTCTCGCGTGTCGGTGGTGACGCTCAGGTCAAGTCCATCAAGAAGGTTTCAGGAACGCTGAAGCTGGAGCTGGCGCAGTACCGCTCGCTCGAGGCCTTCGCGATGTTCGCCTCCGACCTCGACGCGGCCAGCCGCCGTCAGCTCGCCCGTGGCGCCCGCCTCACCGAGCTGCTCAAGCAGCCGCAGTACTCGCCGTTCCCCGTCGAGGACCAGGTCGTCTCGATCTGGGCCGGCACGAACGGCAAGCTGGACGAGGTTCCCGTTGAGGACATCCTGCGCTTCGAGCGCGAGCTGCTCGACTACCTGGGCCGCAACACCGAGGTTCTGAACACGCTGCGCGCGACCAACGTCCTCGACGACGCAACCGTCGCTGAGCTTACGGCCGCCGTGGACAAGTTCAAGCTCGAGTTCCAGACGGGCGACGGCAAGCCGCTGGCCTCGAACGAGAAGTTCGAAGCCATCGCCGAAGAAGACGTCAACCAGGAAAAGATCGTCAAGGGCCGTCGCTAA
- the prmC gene encoding peptide chain release factor N(5)-glutamine methyltransferase has translation MNVSDNDAARILRELRDTAAARLGAAGILDAHIDAELLIGHVLGLSRGELQARIVTDSTLGATEAATVKQMVERRAAREPLQHITGVAPFRSLELAVGPGVFVPRPETEQVAQLAIDALHAAAVQSPIGVDLGTGSGAIALAMATEVPRARIWAVENSPEAFVWTSRNFRETDADNATLQFADLADALHELDGTVSVVISNPPYIPQDAIPRDPEVRLFDPEHALYGGEDGLDVVRHVSQTALRLLHAGGTLVIEHGELQAAEIAALLTADGWRAVASHRDFTTRDRATTALR, from the coding sequence GTGAATGTTTCCGATAATGACGCCGCCCGTATCCTCAGAGAGCTGCGTGACACCGCAGCCGCGCGGCTCGGCGCCGCGGGGATCCTCGACGCTCATATCGACGCCGAACTGCTGATCGGTCACGTGCTCGGCCTCTCGCGCGGCGAACTGCAGGCGCGCATCGTCACCGATTCCACCCTGGGCGCGACGGAGGCGGCGACCGTCAAGCAGATGGTCGAGCGCCGCGCCGCACGGGAGCCGCTGCAGCACATCACCGGTGTTGCTCCGTTCCGCTCGCTCGAGCTGGCTGTCGGGCCTGGCGTGTTCGTGCCGCGACCGGAGACCGAACAGGTCGCCCAGCTGGCCATCGACGCGCTGCACGCGGCAGCGGTCCAGAGCCCGATCGGTGTCGACCTCGGCACGGGCAGCGGGGCCATCGCCCTCGCGATGGCCACCGAAGTGCCGCGCGCACGAATCTGGGCGGTCGAGAACTCGCCGGAGGCGTTCGTCTGGACGAGCCGCAACTTCCGTGAGACGGATGCCGACAACGCCACCCTGCAGTTCGCCGACCTCGCCGACGCCTTGCACGAGCTCGACGGCACGGTGAGCGTTGTCATCTCGAATCCGCCGTACATTCCGCAGGACGCCATCCCGCGCGACCCGGAGGTGCGGCTGTTCGACCCCGAACACGCGCTCTACGGCGGAGAAGACGGGCTGGACGTCGTCCGTCACGTGTCGCAGACCGCGCTGCGCCTGCTGCACGCCGGCGGCACCCTCGTGATCGAGCACGGCGAGCTGCAAGCCGCGGAGATCGCCGCCCTGCTCACGGCCGACGGCTGGCGCGCCGTCGCCTCGCACCGGGACTTCACGACGCGCGACCGGGCCACAACCGCGTTGCGCTGA
- a CDS encoding F0F1 ATP synthase subunit gamma: MGAQLRVYRQKIKSAQTTKKITRAMELISASRIQKAQARVAASTPYSWAITRAVSAVATYSNVEHVLTTEPEKIERAAVVIFTSDRGLAGAFSSQVLREAEELSTLLRSQGKDVVYFLVGRKAAAYFSFRHRASERVWTGGTDQPQFEAAKEIGDALLESFLRDSDDGGVDEIHVVFNRFVSMVSQVPEVVRLLPLEVVEGVEEPGDKQVLPLYEFEPDVETVLDALLPVYIESRLFNAMLQSAASEHASRQKAMKSASDNADKLITDYTRLANNARQSEITQQISEIVGGADALSSAK, translated from the coding sequence ATGGGAGCGCAACTTCGGGTCTACCGGCAGAAGATCAAGTCTGCCCAGACGACCAAGAAGATCACTCGTGCCATGGAGCTGATCTCCGCATCACGCATCCAAAAGGCGCAGGCACGCGTCGCGGCATCCACGCCGTACTCGTGGGCCATCACCCGCGCCGTGTCGGCCGTGGCGACGTACTCGAATGTCGAGCACGTGCTCACGACCGAGCCGGAGAAGATCGAACGGGCAGCCGTCGTCATCTTCACGTCGGACCGCGGACTCGCAGGCGCGTTCAGCTCCCAGGTGCTTCGAGAGGCCGAAGAGCTCAGCACGCTGCTGCGCAGCCAGGGCAAGGACGTCGTGTACTTCCTGGTCGGGCGCAAGGCGGCGGCGTACTTCAGCTTCCGTCACCGTGCATCGGAGCGCGTCTGGACCGGCGGCACCGACCAGCCGCAGTTCGAGGCGGCGAAGGAGATCGGTGACGCGCTGCTCGAGAGCTTCCTGCGCGACAGCGACGACGGCGGTGTCGACGAGATTCACGTCGTCTTCAACCGCTTCGTGAGCATGGTCAGCCAGGTTCCCGAGGTCGTTCGACTGCTTCCCCTTGAGGTTGTTGAGGGTGTGGAGGAGCCGGGCGACAAGCAGGTTCTGCCGCTCTACGAGTTCGAGCCGGACGTCGAGACCGTTCTGGACGCGCTGCTCCCGGTGTACATCGAGAGCCGTCTGTTCAACGCGATGCTGCAGTCGGCCGCCTCAGAGCACGCCAGCCGCCAGAAGGCGATGAAGTCGGCCAGCGACAACGCCGACAAGCTCATCACCGATTACACGCGTTTGGCCAACAACGCGCGCCAGTCCGAGATCACGCAGCAGATTTCCGAGATCGTCGGCGGCGCCGACGCTCTGTCGTCCGCCAAGTAG
- a CDS encoding F0F1 ATP synthase subunit delta has protein sequence MGSATREALASARAALTALSGANLATGEELFAASRVIGSSSQLVQAVADPGADSAAKVELVDSVFSSLSAPVRELLRGIAVSRWSSQDDVLAAVEELGLRAIAASAPSGAAIERELFAFGEAVAGNAELELALSNKLGDPAAKSTLVASLLGGKASAQTAAIVNQLVLQPRGRRIGELLRYAASVVADEAGFGIATVTSAAPIAPAQLQRLAAVLSGSYGRELRINQVVDPAVLGGLRVQIGDDVIDGSIASRLNDVRIQLAS, from the coding sequence ATGGGATCAGCGACCAGAGAGGCCCTCGCTTCGGCGAGAGCCGCACTGACCGCACTCAGCGGAGCCAACCTCGCCACCGGCGAGGAGCTCTTCGCTGCCAGCCGTGTCATCGGCAGCTCCAGCCAGCTCGTCCAGGCCGTAGCCGACCCCGGTGCGGATTCCGCAGCCAAGGTCGAGCTCGTTGACTCGGTCTTCTCCTCGCTCAGCGCTCCCGTGCGCGAGCTGCTCCGCGGCATCGCCGTGAGCCGCTGGTCGAGCCAGGATGACGTGCTGGCGGCCGTCGAGGAGTTGGGGCTGCGCGCGATCGCCGCCTCCGCTCCGTCCGGCGCCGCCATCGAGCGTGAGCTCTTCGCCTTCGGCGAAGCGGTCGCAGGCAACGCCGAGCTGGAGCTCGCGCTCTCGAACAAGCTCGGCGACCCAGCCGCGAAGTCGACCCTGGTCGCATCGCTGCTCGGTGGCAAGGCTTCGGCCCAGACCGCGGCGATCGTGAACCAGCTCGTGCTGCAGCCCCGCGGCCGCCGCATCGGCGAGCTGCTGCGCTACGCGGCATCCGTCGTCGCCGACGAGGCGGGCTTCGGCATCGCAACGGTCACCTCGGCCGCGCCGATCGCTCCCGCACAGCTGCAGCGCCTCGCCGCAGTGCTCTCGGGCAGCTACGGCCGTGAGCTGCGGATCAACCAGGTTGTCGATCCCGCCGTCCTCGGTGGGCTCCGCGTTCAGATCGGCGACGATGTGATCGACGGCAGCATTGCATCTCGTCTCAACGATGTGCGAATTCAGCTTGCCAGCTGA
- the atpE gene encoding ATP synthase F0 subunit C gives MDATTVLAEISGSIATVGYGLAAIGPAIGVGIVVGKTIEGVARQPELAGRLQVLMWIGIAFTEALAFIGIATAFIFGF, from the coding sequence GTGGACGCAACAACCGTTCTCGCCGAGATCAGCGGCAGCATCGCGACGGTCGGCTACGGCCTCGCAGCAATCGGCCCGGCCATCGGCGTTGGTATCGTCGTCGGCAAGACCATTGAGGGTGTCGCCCGCCAGCCCGAGCTCGCCGGCCGCCTGCAGGTTCTGATGTGGATCGGTATCGCCTTCACCGAGGCGCTCGCCTTCATCGGTATCGCTACCGCCTTCATCTTCGGCTTCTAA
- the cysK gene encoding cysteine synthase A, with the protein MASRIYDSIVDTIGNTPLVRLNRITDGAGATVLAKLEFYSPAASVKDRIGVAIIDAAEASGELLPGGTIVEGTSGNTGIALALVGAARGYRVVLTMPETMSKERRVLLRAYGAEVVLTSGADGMRGAVEKANEIVAATPGAILASQFANAANPAIHRATTGEEIWADTEGSVDIFVAGIGTGGTITGAGGLLKERNPDIQIIAVEPLDSPILSGGTPGPHKIQGLGANFVPAILDTTVYDEVIDVATPDAIATARRLATDEAILGGISSGAAVWAALEVAKRPENAGKTIVVIVPDFGERYVSTVLYEDLLD; encoded by the coding sequence ATGGCATCCCGAATTTATGACAGCATCGTCGACACCATCGGCAACACACCTCTGGTGCGCCTCAACCGGATCACGGATGGCGCAGGCGCCACCGTGCTGGCCAAGCTCGAGTTCTACTCGCCGGCCGCCAGCGTGAAGGACCGCATCGGCGTCGCCATCATCGACGCGGCCGAGGCCTCCGGCGAGCTGCTGCCGGGCGGAACCATCGTCGAGGGAACGAGCGGGAACACGGGCATCGCGCTCGCGCTGGTCGGCGCCGCCCGCGGCTACCGCGTCGTGCTCACCATGCCGGAGACGATGAGCAAGGAGCGCCGCGTGCTGCTGCGCGCATACGGGGCCGAGGTCGTTCTCACCTCCGGCGCCGACGGCATGCGTGGTGCGGTCGAGAAGGCCAACGAAATCGTGGCCGCGACGCCTGGCGCCATCCTCGCCAGCCAGTTCGCCAATGCCGCCAACCCGGCCATCCACCGTGCGACGACCGGCGAGGAGATCTGGGCCGACACCGAGGGATCCGTCGACATCTTCGTGGCCGGCATCGGCACAGGAGGAACCATCACCGGAGCCGGCGGCCTGCTCAAGGAGCGCAACCCCGACATCCAGATCATCGCCGTCGAGCCACTCGACTCCCCGATCCTCAGCGGCGGCACCCCCGGCCCGCACAAGATCCAGGGCCTCGGCGCCAACTTCGTTCCGGCGATCCTCGACACAACCGTCTACGACGAGGTCATCGACGTGGCCACCCCGGATGCCATCGCAACCGCCCGCCGCCTCGCCACCGACGAGGCCATCCTCGGCGGCATCTCCTCCGGCGCGGCCGTGTGGGCCGCCCTCGAGGTCGCCAAGCGCCCGGAGAACGCCGGCAAGACGATCGTCGTGATCGTTCCCGACTTCGGAGAGCGCTACGTCAGCACCGTGCTCTACGAAGACCTGCTTGACTAG
- a CDS encoding MraY family glycosyltransferase — protein sequence MTLFVVLSLISALVTFGLSMLVYRLAHRYKLYPKIRARDVHTRPTPRLGGIAMFLGIVIAFLVAWLISAQFPPLKIIFDNPEQIFAILGAALLIVAIGVADDIWDLDWMTKLAGQFLAAGLIAWKGVQVYSLPLGGVTAIGSSWISLLMTVFAIVLVMNAINFIDGLDGLVAGVALIGNGAFFLYTYLLVQQTSPSNYFNLASLIAALLVGACVGFLPLNWHPARLFMGDAGALLIGLLMATSAIAVTAQISPASLAGSELLPAFIPIILPFAVLLIPLLDFSLAVFRRLRAGKSPFSADRKHLHHRLLDMGHSHLHAVLIFYGWTAVASIGCLLYFVLPVYFGLSTMYATGFIVIGLVVCAVVTLAPLSKRKALEVASQAAPANSPDAAASASLDPLDEASEALDAIATSSTSKDPS from the coding sequence GTGACGCTGTTCGTGGTGCTCTCGCTGATCTCGGCGTTGGTCACCTTCGGGCTCTCGATGCTGGTCTACCGGCTGGCGCACCGCTACAAGCTCTACCCGAAGATCCGGGCCAGGGACGTGCACACGCGGCCGACCCCGCGGCTCGGCGGCATCGCGATGTTCCTCGGCATCGTCATCGCCTTCCTCGTCGCCTGGCTGATCTCCGCACAGTTCCCGCCGCTCAAGATCATCTTCGACAATCCGGAGCAGATCTTCGCGATCCTCGGGGCGGCACTGTTGATCGTCGCGATCGGCGTCGCGGACGACATCTGGGATCTCGACTGGATGACCAAGCTCGCCGGGCAGTTCCTGGCCGCTGGGCTCATCGCGTGGAAGGGCGTCCAGGTCTACTCGCTCCCGCTCGGCGGGGTGACGGCCATCGGCTCCTCGTGGATCTCGCTGCTGATGACCGTCTTCGCGATCGTCCTCGTGATGAATGCCATCAACTTCATCGACGGCCTCGACGGCCTCGTCGCCGGCGTCGCCCTGATCGGCAACGGCGCGTTCTTCCTGTACACGTACCTCCTCGTGCAGCAGACCTCGCCGAGCAACTACTTCAACCTCGCCTCCCTCATCGCCGCGCTGCTCGTCGGCGCCTGCGTCGGCTTCCTGCCGCTGAACTGGCACCCGGCGCGGCTCTTCATGGGGGATGCCGGCGCGCTGCTGATCGGCCTGCTGATGGCGACATCCGCTATCGCCGTCACCGCGCAGATCAGCCCCGCCTCGCTCGCCGGATCCGAGCTGCTGCCTGCGTTCATCCCGATCATCCTGCCGTTCGCCGTCCTGCTGATCCCGTTGCTCGACTTCAGCCTCGCCGTCTTCCGCCGGCTGCGGGCAGGCAAGTCGCCGTTCAGCGCCGACCGCAAGCACCTCCACCACCGCCTGCTCGACATGGGCCACTCGCACCTGCACGCCGTGCTGATCTTCTACGGTTGGACGGCCGTCGCCTCCATCGGCTGCCTGCTCTACTTCGTGCTCCCGGTCTACTTCGGCCTGTCGACCATGTACGCGACCGGTTTCATCGTCATCGGCCTCGTCGTCTGCGCCGTCGTCACCCTGGCCCCGCTCAGCAAGCGCAAGGCGCTCGAGGTGGCCAGCCAGGCCGCGCCTGCCAACTCTCCGGATGCCGCGGCATCCGCATCGCTTGACCCACTCGACGAGGCATCGGAAGCCCTCGACGCCATCGCCACATCATCGACATCCAAGGACCCATCATGA
- the atpB gene encoding F0F1 ATP synthase subunit A — MNLLVTSSTDDGGFHAPSIDEFFPEVIFLAGTPFEINRIILVRFLAMAVLLLLFWLGTRKMQIVPGRFQSLIEMGLDLVRVNIAEDLLGRKDAKRFLPILTTIFFMILFMNLTGIIPGLNIAGTAVIGVPIVLAIVAYVTFIYAGIKKSPGKFFKNSLFPAGVPLPVYIIVTPIEFISTFIIRPVTLSLRLLMNMMVGHLLLVLFFAATQFFFFTAGGLWSILGVGSLAFGLAFTLFEILVAVLQAYVFALLTAVYIQLAVAEEH; from the coding sequence GTGAACCTGCTGGTCACATCCTCAACCGATGATGGCGGCTTCCACGCTCCGTCCATCGACGAATTCTTTCCTGAAGTAATCTTCCTGGCGGGCACCCCGTTCGAGATCAACCGCATCATTCTGGTGCGCTTCCTCGCGATGGCGGTGTTGCTGCTGCTGTTCTGGCTCGGCACGCGCAAGATGCAGATCGTTCCCGGCCGATTCCAGAGCCTCATCGAGATGGGCCTGGACCTCGTCCGCGTCAACATCGCCGAAGACCTGCTGGGTCGCAAGGACGCCAAGCGCTTCCTGCCGATCCTGACGACGATCTTCTTCATGATCCTCTTCATGAACCTGACGGGAATCATCCCCGGCCTCAACATCGCCGGAACCGCGGTTATCGGTGTTCCGATCGTGCTTGCGATCGTCGCCTACGTGACGTTCATCTACGCCGGTATCAAGAAGAGCCCGGGCAAGTTCTTCAAGAACTCGCTGTTCCCGGCCGGCGTTCCGCTGCCGGTGTACATCATCGTGACGCCGATCGAGTTCATCTCGACGTTCATCATCCGCCCGGTCACGCTCAGCCTTCGTCTTCTGATGAACATGATGGTCGGCCACCTGCTGCTGGTGCTGTTCTTCGCGGCAACCCAGTTCTTCTTCTTCACAGCCGGCGGGCTGTGGTCAATCCTCGGTGTCGGCTCCCTCGCATTCGGACTCGCGTTCACGCTGTTCGAGATCCTGGTCGCCGTGCTCCAGGCCTACGTCTTTGCCCTACTTACCGCGGTCTACATCCAGCTCGCGGTCGCAGAAGAACACTAA